In the Sphingobium sp. Z007 genome, CAGCCTGGGCGCGGTATTCGCGCTGGCGGGGGTCGGTGACGTCGTGGGCGACATCGTGCAGCAGGCGATCCCGCAGGGCAGCCTGATCGGCGCGGTGATCGCCTATGGCGTCGGCATGGCGCTATTCACCATGGTCATGGGCAATGCCTTTGCCGCCTTCCCGGTGATGACAGCGGCGATCGGCATTCCGCTATTGATCCGTACCTATCATGGCGATCCGGCGATCGTGTGCGCGATTGGGATGCTGGCGGGTTTCTGCGGCACCTTGCTGACGCCGATGGCCGCCAATTTCAACCTGGTGCCCGCCGCCCTGCTGGAACTGAAGGACAAGCATGGCGTCATCAAGCGGCAGGTCGGCACCGCCGTCCCGCTGCTGATCGTCAACATCGCGCTCATCTATTGGCTGGCTTTTCCATGACCCTTTTGACGTCCGACCTGGGCGATCGTTTCGCCGCGCTGACCCTGTCCCATCTGGGGAAGCGCTATCCCTACAAGATGGATCTGGTGATGGGCGGGCCGGAGGATGCGCGGCCGCCGGAGGATCATCATCCGATCTTCCACGGCAGTTTCGACTGGCATAGCTGCGTCCATGGCTGGTGGCAGGTGCTGCGGCTGCTGCGCCTGTTCCCCAACATGGCGCAGGCAGGCGCGATCCGGGCGCGGGCCGACGCGATGCTGGTGCCGGAGAAGGTGGCGGGGGAACTCGCCTATCTGCACCGGCCACTGAGCGCCGGGTTCGAACGGCCCTATGGCTGGGCCTGGGCGCTGGCGCTGCATGATGAACTGGCGCGGCACGATGCGCCCTGGGCGGCGGCCTTCGCCCCGCTGGCGGAAGCGTTCGCGGGGCGTTTCCATGCTTTCCTGCCCAAGCTGACTTATCCGCTGCGGGTCGGCACGCATTTCAACATCGCCTTCGCGCTGACCCTGACGCTGGATTGGGCGCAGACGCGCGATCCGGCGTTAGTCGCGCTGATCCGCGATAAGGCGATCGGCTGGTTCGGGCAGGACCGGGGATGTCAGGCATGGGAACCGGGCGGCGACGAATTTCTCTCGCCTGCTTTGTGCGAAGCCTTGCTGATGAGCCGGTTGCTGGACCGCCCGGCCTTTGCCGCCTGGTTCCAAGCCTTCCTGCCCGATCTGGCGCGGGGCGAACCGGCGACTTTGTTCACGCCAGCCACCGTGTCGGATCGCAGCGACGGCAAGATCGCGCATCTCGACGGCCTGAACCTCAGCCGCGGCTGGTGCTGGCGCGTGATCGCCGCCGCGCTGGGGCCGGACGATGCGGTCGCCGCGCGGGTGCAGGAGGCCGCACAGGTCCATGTCGCCGCCAGCCTGCCCCATGTCGCGGGCGATTATATGGGCGAACATTGGCTTGCCACCTTTGCCCTGCTGGCGCTGGAGTAAGCGCTAGTTCGTCACGGCGTGGACGAACATATAGCCTTCGTTGCGGATGGTGCGGATGACCGGGCCTTTCAGGCCGCTGGCGGACAATTTGCGGCGCAGGCGGCAAAGCTGCACATCGATCGACCGGTCATAATGGTCGGCGCTCCCGCCATAGACCCGGTCGAGCAGGCGGCTGCGGTCCAGCACCTGGCGCGGATGTTGGACAAAGACGCGCAGTAGCTGAAATTCCCCGTCCGACAAAGACACGGCCGTCCCTTTCGGATCGAACAGCTGGCCGGTGGTTATGTCCACGCGCCAGCCTTCGAACGACACGAAGCGGCGCGCCGCGGGCGCGTCAACGCGGGCGCCCGGCGTCATCCGGCCGCGCAGCGCGGCGCGGATGCGGGCCAGCAGTTCGCGCGGGTTGGCGGGCTTGCCCAGGCAATCTTCCGCACCCAGCTCCAACGTGGCGATCCTGTCCGTGTCGCTGCAGGCGGCGCTATGGACGATCACTGGCAGGTGGCGTTCGATCGCCAGTTCGCGCAAGAGCGCCGTCCCCTGGTCCGGGGCGATGGCCGTGTCCAGCACCACCAGCGCATAATCCTGCTGCGCCAGCGCCGCGCGCATCTGCAACAGGGTTGCCGCGCCGTCCACGATCAGGCCGTAACGGGCGAAGGCGTCGGCCAGTTGCGCCACCAGGGGCGTGTCGTCATCGGCGATCAGAAGGCGGTTGTGCGAACCTGTCATGTCCGCAGGACGATGCCGCTGCGATCATCCCGTCGCGTGCCATGGGGTGCGCGATTGTCGAAAAAGGCGCACCCCTTGGCGATATCAGTCGCGCAGCAGCTCGTTGATGCCGGTCTTCGAGCGCGTCTGGGCGTCCACGCGCTTGACGATCACGGCGCAATAAAGGCTGGGGCCGGGGGTGCCATCGGGCAGCGGCTTGCCGGGGAGCGAGCCGGGGACGATGACCGAATAGGGCGGCACTTCGCCCATGAAGATTTCCCCCGTCGCGCGGTCGATGATCTTGGTCGACTGGCCGATGAACACACCCATCGACAGGACCGATCCCTTGCCGATGCGCACGCCTTCGACCACTTCGGACCGGGCGCCGATGAAGCAGTCATCCTCGATGATGACCGGGTCCGCCTGGAGCGGCTCCAGCACGCCGCCAATGCCCACGCCGCCGGACAGATGGACATTCTTGCCGATCTGGGCGCAGCTACCCACCGTCACCCAGGCGTCGACCATCGTGCCTTCATCGACGAAGGCACCGATATTGACGAAGCTGGGCATCAGGATGGCGTTTTTGGCGATATGCGCGCCGGCGCGGGCGAAGGCGCCCGGCACCGCGCGGAAGCCGGCGGCGCGAAATTCCGCTTCACCCCAGCCGGCGAATTTGCTGGGCACCTTGTCCCACCAGAAACCGCCACCGGGGCCGTTTTCGATCAGGGCGTTGTCGTTGAGGCGGAACGACAGCAGGACCGCCTTTTTGAGCCACTGGTTGACCTGCCAGCCGCCATCGACCGGCTCTGCGACGCGGCCCTTGCCGCTGTCGAGCAGGGCGAGCGCCGCATTGACGGCATCGCGCACCGGCCCTTGCGTCGTCAGGCTGACATTGGCGCGGTCTTCCCACGCGGCGTCGATGATGGCTTGCAGGTCTTGGCTCATGGATGCTCCCCAATGATGGCGGCCAGAAATGGCGTCAGATGGTCTGTCTCGAAATCGATGAAATCGGGATGATGGTCGTGATGGCCCGCTTCCGATCCGTTATTGACCCAGATGGTAGTCATGCCGATCGCCTTGGCGGGCTTGAGGTTGCGCGCCATGTCCTCGAAAAAGGCGGCGCGGGTTGGGTCTATGGCGTGAACGCGGCACAACTCCGCATAGCCCGACGGATCGGGCTTGGGTATATACTGGCAGGCGTGGATGTCGTGGATCAGTTCGAACGCTTGCGCCAATCCAAGCTTGTGGAGCACGCGGGTCGCATAGGCCGCGTCGCCATTGGTGAAGATCAGGCGGCGGCCCGACAGCGCGGCGATATGGGCGTTGAGCGCAGGATCGACCGTCAGCCGCTCCATCGAAATGTCATGCACATAGTCGAGAAATGCGCGCGGTTCGATGCCATGATGGTGCATCAGCCCCGACAATGTCGTGCCATGATCCATGAAATAGCGCTTCTGGACCGTGCGCGCCTCGACCGGATCGCAGCCGAGCAACCCCTGGATGAACTCGCCCATCTTCACGTCGATCAGCGCGAACAGGTCCGTCTTCGCCGGGTAGAGCGTATTGTCCAGATCAAAGATCCAGGTGTCGATATGGGCCATATCCGCGCGCATGGCCGCGCCCTAGTCCGGTGCGGGGGGAAGGGCAAGGCCTCTAACCCTTCTCCCCGCGGGGGAGTAGGGTATGGAGCCTTGGTCCGAAGGGCTTAGGCGAAGTTGGAAGAGGGGGGAGGCATGGCGGGTCACTCGCCCCCTCTCCGGCTGCGACTAGGCGGCAAAGCCGCCAAGTCTCGCTACCCTCTCCCCCAAGGGGAGAGGGTTTTTAGCCGCAGCCCAGCGGCTCGCTGTCCTGATAGAAGGCCTGCACCGCGGTCCAGGCGTCTTCCGCCGTTTCGACCCAGGTCAGCAGGTTGAGGTCCGAATGCGCGATCACGCCTTCGTCCGCCAGCGCCTCGAAATCCACCACCCGGTTCCAGAAGGTCTTGCCGAACAGCAGGATCGGGATCGGCTTCATCTTGCCGGTCTGAATGAGCGTCAGCAGTTCGAACATTTCATCGAACGTGCCGAAGCCGCCGGGGAAAACCGCGAGCGCGCGGGCGCGCAGCAAGAAATGCATCTTGCGCAGCGCGAAATAATGGAACTGGAAGCTCAGTTCCGGCGTGACGAAGCGGTTGGGCGCCTGTTCGTGCGGCAGGACGATGTTCATGCCGATCGTGGTCTGGCCGACATCCTGCGCGCCGCGATTGGCGGCTTCCATGATCGATGGTCCGCCGCCCGAACAGACGACGAAGTGGCGGCATCCTTCCGCGTTCACCGGATATTGCGCGGCGATCCGGGCCAACGCCCGCGCTTCTTCATAATAGCGGGCTTTGGCGCCCAGATTTTCCGCGATCCGCTTCTGTTCCGGCGTCGTGGCGGCGTCGATCCGCGCCTGGACCTGGTCGGGTTCGGGGATGCGGGCCGATCCGTAGAAGACAAAGGTCGATTCGATCTGCGCCTCGTCCATCAGCAATTGCGGCTTCAACAGCTCCAGCTGGAAGCGGACCGGGCGCAGGTCTTCGCGCAACAGGAACTCGCTGTCCTGGAAAGCCAGCTTATAGGCCGCACTCTGCGTCTGGGGGGTGCCAAGCTGTTTCTTGGCGTCATGGGCCTCTTCGCGGGCCGGGCGGAATTTGCGTTCTTCAATGTCTTTTTTCGTCATTCGCGCCAATTTAGTGGCGCGCGGTGACAAATCCAAGTCTGGTTTGTTCAGGGGCGCGCGAACACGGATCGCTCAAAACCCTAGCAGCAAAAGCCGCCCCGCCGCTTAGCGGCAAAACCCGCCACGCCCGCCCATGTCGAAATGAAAATGGTCGTGATGCGCGGCGTTGTAATCGGGGCTGAGGACGGTGTTGAACCGCTTGCACGCACTGGCGTGCACGAGCGTGAGGAACTGGCGGGTCTGCCGGCCGCCGGCCCAGTCCTTCTGGATGCTGATGCGCCGCCCGTCGGACAGAACGAAGGCGGACACGTCGATCGCATTGCTGTGCGCATGTTCGGACAATTTGCCGCTGCCCGCGATCGGCCGGCAATTATAGGTGCCGAACGTCTCGATTCTCTCGATCTCCACGCCAAAGATCATGCGTGCCGCGGGCTGCACGCCATAGCGCGCCCAGGCCGCGAAATTGGCGGCCAGATTGCATGTCATCGCGCCCAAATTGGTCGCGGGCACGCCGATGTCGAGTAATTTGACGCTGTTCACCGCGCTGCATCCGCCACCGAACATGCGGTCGGGCAGGGGGGTGAAGGCCACCGCCTGCGACTGAAGTTTCGCAAAGCATTGGCGCGTTTCCAGCGCCGGTTGCGCAGGCGCGCGCACGGGCCGCGACGGGGGCGTCGGCGCACGCGCCACCCGGCCGCGCGGCACCAGGTCGCCGCTGCATCCGCTCAAGACCAGCGCCACTAGCGCAGCGAAGCCTGCGCCATGCGCCCTTCGCATTCTCATCGCCCATTCGCTCATGAGTCGGGATGCTAGCAGGCAGAATCTTTACGAAGGTTAACCGCGCATTCGCTTCGTCCGATTTCATGGGTCGCTTGACAGGTCTGCCGAAATCTTTAGGGCGGCCGACGGGCCACGCGGCCCCAACGCCGCGCTGCTCTCTGTAAGGAGACGCTACATGACTGATTTGACTGCCGTTGACGCCACCCTTGCGCCTGCGCAAAAGCCCGCAACCCGTCCGGCCCGCCCCTTCTTCTCTTCCGGTCCCTGCGCCAAGCCGCCCGGCTGGAGCGCCGACAAGCTGGCGACCGACTCGCTCGGCCGCTCGCATCGCGCCAAGATCGGCAAGACCCGCCTGGCCTACAGCATCGACCTGATGCGCGAGCTGCTGGGCCTGCCCGACACCCACCGCATCGGCATCGTGCCGGGGTCCGACACCGGCGCGTTTGAAATGGCGATGTGGACGATGCTGGGCGCGCGCCCGGTCACCACCATCGCCTGGGAAAGCTTCGGCGAAGGCTGGGTGACGGACGCCGCCAAGCAGCTCAAGCTCGACCCCACCGTCATCCGCGCCGACTATGGCCAGTTGCCTGATCTGACGCAGGTCGATTTCAGCAACGACGTGTTGTTCACCTGGAACGGTACGACATCGGGCGTGCGCGTGCCAAACGCCGATTTCATCCCCGCCGACCGCGAAGGTCTGACCTTCGCCGACGCGACCAGCGCGGTGTTCGCCTATGACATCGACTGGGCCAAGATCGACGTCGCCACCTTCTCCTGGCAGAAGGTGCTAGGCGGCGAGGGCGGCCATGGCGTGCTGATCCTCGGCCCCCGCGCCGTCGAGCGCCTCGAAACCTACACCCCCGCCTGGCCGCTGCCCAAGGTGTTCCGCCTGGTGTCCAAGGGGAAGCTGGCGGAAGGCGTGTTCAAGGGCGAGACGATCAACACCCCGTCCATGCTGGCGGTCGAGGACGCGATCTTCGCGCTGGAATGGGCCAAGTCGATTGGCGGCTCGGCCGGCCTGATCGCGCGGAGCGACGCCAATGCCGCTGCGCTGGGCAAGATCGTCGCGGAGCGCGACTGGCTTGGCCATCTCGCCGTCGATGAAGCGTCGCGGTCCAAGACCAGCGTGTGCCTGACCGTCGAAGGCGCCGACGAAGCCTTTATCAAGGCCTTCGCCGCGCTGCTGGAAAAGGAAGGCGCGGCCTATGACATTGCGGGCTATCGCGATGCCCCGGCAGGCCTGCGCATCTGGTGCGGCGCGACCGTGGAAACGGCGGATATCGAAGCGCTGGGGCCGTGGCTCGACTGGGCCTATGCTACGCTCAAGGCTGCCTGAACTTAATTATCCCTAATATACCGTCATCCCAGCGAAAGCTGGGATCTCAGGCCTCCAGGCACAAGCATAGCCTCCTGAGATCCTGACTTTCGTCAGGATGACGAATTGCAGAAAGGCAATTCGTTATGCCCAAAGTCCTCATTTCCGACAAAATGGACCCCCGCGCCGCCGCAATCTTTCGCGAACGTGGCGTCGAGGTCGACGAAATCACCGGCAAGACGCCCGAAGAACTGATCGCCATCATCGGCGACTATGACGGCTTGGCCATCCGCAGCTCGACCAAGGTGACGAAGGCGATTCTGGACGCTGCGACGAACCTGAAGGTCATCGGCCGCGCGGGCATCGGCGTCGACAATGTCGACATCCCCTATGCGTCGGCCAAGGGCGTGATCGTTATGAACACCCCGTTCGGCAACTCCATCACCACCGCCGAACATGCCATTGCGCTGATGTTCGCGCTGGCCCGCCAGCTGCCCGAAGCCAACGCCCAGACGCAAGCGGGCCTGTGGCCCAAGAACGGCTTCATGGGCGTGGAAGTCACCGGCAAGACGCTGGGCCTCATTGGCGCGGGCAATATCGGGTCGATCGTCGCCAGCCGCGCGTTGGGGCTGAAAATGAAGGTCGTTGCCTTCGATCCCTTCCTGACGCCCGAACGCGCGATCGAAATGGGCGTGGAAAAGGCGGACCTGGACACCCTGCTGGCCAAGGCCGATTTCATCACGCTGCACACGCCGCTGACGGACCAGACGCGCAATATTCTGAGCCGCGAAAACCTGGCCAAGACCAAGAAGGGCGTGCGCATCATCAACTGCGCGCGCGGCGGCCTGATCGATGAGGCTGCGCTCAAGGAGGCGCTGGATTCGGGCCAGGTCGCGGGCGCGGCGCTTGACGTGTTCCAGACCGAACCGGCCAAGGAATCGCCGCTGTTCGGCACGCCGAACTTCATTTGCACCCCGCATCTGGGCGCATCGACCGACGAAGCGCAGGTCAATGTCGCGTTGCAGGTCGCCGATCAGCTGAGCGACTATCTGCTCGACGGCGGCATCACCAATGCGCTCAACGTACCGTCGCTGAGCGCCGAGGAAGCGCCCAAGCTCAAGCCCTATATGGCGATCGCGGAAAAGCTGGGCAGCCTTGTCGGCCAGTTGGAAGGCGACGCGATCACCGGCGTTGCGGTTGAGGTCGAAGGCCACGCCGCCGAACTGAACCAGAAGCCGATCACGGCGGCGGTGCTGGCCGGCCTGATGCGCGTCTATTCCGACACGGTGAACATGGTCAACGCGCCCTTTCTGGCCAAAGAACGCGGCCTTGACGTGCGCGAAGTCCGTCACGACCGCGAAGGCGCGTATCAGACGCTGATCCGCGTCACCGTCACCACCGAAAATGGCGAGCGCTCGGTTGCGGGCACGCTGTTTGGTCCCAACAGCCCGCGCCTGGTCGAACTGTTCGGTATCAAGGTGGAAGCTGATCTGGACGGCACCATGCTCTACATCGTCAACCAGGACGCGCCCGGTTTCATCGGCCGCCTGGGGAGCAAGCTGGGCGAATCGGACGTCAACATCGGCACCTTCCACCTGGGCCGCCGCAATCAGGGCGGCGAAGCCGTGCTGCTGCTGTCGGTCGATGGCACCGTCACCGAACCGCTGCGCTGGGAAATCTGCAACCTGACCGGCGTGAAGCAGGTGAAGCTGCTGCGGTTTGTGTAAGTTTTCCACATCCGTTCGTCCTGAGTAGGGGCTGAGCGAAGTCGAAGACCCGTATCGAAGGATTGCCTCGTGGCTCTCCTTCGATACGCCATTTCGACTTCGCTCAATGGCTACTCAGGACGAACGGAGTCTGGATATTACGGCGTTATCGGCTAAAGGCCACCCATGACCATGATCCCGCCCAGCCTCCTGCCCGAAGGCCTCTCCGATCGCCTGCCGCCGCAGGCCGAAGCCTCCGCGCGGCTGGCGCGCCGCGTGCTCGATACGGTCGCAAGCCATGGCTATGAACGGGTCATGCCGCCGCTCGCGGAGTTTGAGGACACGCTGACGCAGCGGTTGAAATCCATGCGCGCGCAGGATCTGGTCCGCGCCGTAGATCCGGTGTCGCAGCGCAGCCTGGCTTTCCGGCCGGACATGACGGCGCAGGTCGGCCGCATCGCCGCCACGCGCCTGGCCGCCGCGCCGCGTCCCCTACGCCTCTCCTATGCCGGGCCAGTGATCCGCCAGAAAGCCAGTCAATTGCGCCCTGAGCGCGAGAAGCTCCAGCTCGGCGCCGAACTGATCGGCAGCGATAGCGTCGCCGCCGCGGTGGAGATCGTCAATATCGCGATCGAGGCGTTGCAGGCCGCCGGCGTCACCGGCATCACCATCGACTTCACGCTGCCCGACCTGATCGACGCGCTGGCGGCCGGCCCTCTGCCGCTCGGCCCGCAGGCGATCGAGGCGGTGCGCGCCGAACTGGACGCCAAGGATGCCGGCGCATTGGTCGCCATCAGCCCGGCGGCGGCGGCCTATCTGCCGCTCATTGAGGCGACCGGGCCTTTCCACGCCGCGATGGAGCGGCTGGAAGCCTTCAGCGCGCAACTGGGCGGCGCGATCGACAGCCGCATCGCGGGCCTGCGCGCCATCGCCAAACCGATCGGCTGGGACATCACCCTGACGCTCGACCCGACCGAACGGCACGGTTTCGAATTTCAGAACTGGTTCGGCTTCTCCATCTTCGCCGAGGGCTTCATTGGCGAGATCGGTCGCGGCGGCAGCTACGCCATTGCGCGGGCGGACGGCGCGGACGAACCGGCCATGGGCTTCTCGCTCTATCCTGACCCGCTGATCGACGCAGGTTTCGGCGGCGAAAGCCCCAAGCGCCTGTTCCTGCCGATTGGGCATAACGCGGCGTGCGCAACTGCGCTGCGCGCGGAGGGCTGGCACACGGTCGCGGCGCTGTCCGGCGATGAAAATGGCGCGGCCCAACGCTGCTCGCACTGGCTGGATGGCGACAGCCCACGCGCCTACTGACTTGACTTCACCGGGGCAGCGCGGCTAACGCGCGCCCCGTAACAGGGTGCCCTGCGCGCCCGCTTGATCCCACCGGCATGCCGAGTCCCGTCGAAGGGCATGGCCGGTCCGCGCGGCGGGCGGAGGACTGTATCTGTGGCAAATGTAACCGTGATCGGCGCCCAGTGGGGCGACGAAGGCAAAGGCAAGATCGTCGACTGGCTGTCGGAGCGCGCCGATGTCGTCGCCCGTTTTCAGGGCGGCCATAATGCCGGCCATACGCTGGTGGTGGGCGAAAAGGTCTATAAGCTCTCGCTGTTGCCATCGGGCATCGTGCGCGGCACGCTGTCGGTGATCGGCAATGGCGTGGTGCTGGACCCCTGGCATTTCCGCGATGAGGTCGCCAAGCTGAAGGGGCAGGGCGTGACGATCACGCCCGACAATCTCCAGATCGCCGAAACCTGCCCGCTGATCCTGCCCTTCCACCGCGACCTCGATGGTCTGCGCGAAGACGCATCGGGCGCGGGCAAGATCGGCACCACGCGCCGCGGCATCGGCCCGGCCTATGAGGACAAGGTCGGCCGTCGCGCGATCCGTGTCTGCGACCTGGCGCATCTGGATGACCTCGACCTTCAGATCGACCGCCTGACCGCGCATCATGACGCGCTGCGCGCCGGTTTCGGCGAAGCGCCGATCGACCGCGCCCGCCTGATGGCGGAACTGACCGAGATCGCCGATTTCATTTTGCCCTTCGTCAAGCCGGTCTGGCTGACGCTTAATAAGGCGAAGGCTGCGGGCAAGCGCATCCTGTTCGAAGGCGCGCAGGGCACGCTGCTCGACATCGACCATGGCACCTATCCCTTCGTCACATCGTCCAACACGGTCGCGGGCACGGCGGCGAGCGGCACGGGCCTTGGTCCCAATGCGGCTGGCTTCGTGCTGGGCATCGTCAAGGCTTATACCACCCGCGTTGGCTCCGGCCCGTTCCCGACCGAATTGGAAGACGAAACCGGCCAGCGGCTGGGTGAGCGCGGCCATGAATTTGGCACCGTCACCGGTCGCAAGCGCCGCTGCGGCTGGTTCGACGCCGTGCTGGTGCGCCAGTCGATTGCGGTGTCGGGCGTCACCGGCATCGCGCTCACCAAGCTGGACGTGCTGGATGGGTTCGACGCACTGAAAATCTGCGTCGGATACCAGATTGGCGATCAAAAGTTCGACTATCTACCCGCCCATGCGCAGGACCAGGCGAAGGCGCAGCCGATCTACGAGACGATCGAAGGCTGGCACGACACCACGGCCGGCGCGCGCAGCTGGGCGGACCTGCCCGCGCAGGCTATTAAATATATCCGCCGGATCGAAGAGCTGATCGGTTGCCCGGTCACGCTCGTCTCCACGTCCCCGGAACGCGACGACACCATCCTCGTCCGCGATCCCTTCGCGGATTAAGGGCCATGGCCGAACAACGCTTCGAGCGCCACAAGCAGGCCTGGACCCAGGACGAGATCCAGAAACTGCACACGCTGGCCAAGAAGGGCATGGGCCTGAAAGCCATCGCCAAGGCGCTGACCCGGACCGAGGAATCAGTCAAGGCGCGGGCCAAGGAAGACAGCCTGAACATCGCCAAGCTGCGCTGAATAACATCCGTTCGTTTCGAGCGAAGTCGAGAAACGGATAGCGTGAGCGTCGTGTCTGGACCCCGCCACACAGCCATGCGAAGACCGCCCCTCTACCAATAGGGAAGGCTTCGCATGGCGCTCGACATTCTCGTCCTCTACGGCTCCTATCGCCGTGGTCGGCTCGGCATCCGGCTGGCCGATTATCTGGTGCGTGGGTTCGAGGGACTGGGGCATAAGGCCGAACTGATCGATGCCATGGCGGTCGACCTGCCCATGCTCGACCTGCGCTATAGCGACTATCCGGCCGGGCAAGCGCCCGCCGCGATGGCGGCGCTGGCCGACCGTCTGACCGCAGCCGATGCTTTCGTCTTCGTGGCGGGCGAATATAATCGCGGGATGCAGCCGGGCCTCAAAAATCTGGTCGATCATT is a window encoding:
- a CDS encoding DUF2891 domain-containing protein; this translates as MTLLTSDLGDRFAALTLSHLGKRYPYKMDLVMGGPEDARPPEDHHPIFHGSFDWHSCVHGWWQVLRLLRLFPNMAQAGAIRARADAMLVPEKVAGELAYLHRPLSAGFERPYGWAWALALHDELARHDAPWAAAFAPLAEAFAGRFHAFLPKLTYPLRVGTHFNIAFALTLTLDWAQTRDPALVALIRDKAIGWFGQDRGCQAWEPGGDEFLSPALCEALLMSRLLDRPAFAAWFQAFLPDLARGEPATLFTPATVSDRSDGKIAHLDGLNLSRGWCWRVIAAALGPDDAVAARVQEAAQVHVAASLPHVAGDYMGEHWLATFALLALE
- a CDS encoding winged helix-turn-helix domain-containing protein; the encoded protein is MTGSHNRLLIADDDTPLVAQLADAFARYGLIVDGAATLLQMRAALAQQDYALVVLDTAIAPDQGTALLRELAIERHLPVIVHSAACSDTDRIATLELGAEDCLGKPANPRELLARIRAALRGRMTPGARVDAPAARRFVSFEGWRVDITTGQLFDPKGTAVSLSDGEFQLLRVFVQHPRQVLDRSRLLDRVYGGSADHYDRSIDVQLCRLRRKLSASGLKGPVIRTIRNEGYMFVHAVTN
- the dapD gene encoding 2,3,4,5-tetrahydropyridine-2,6-dicarboxylate N-succinyltransferase, producing MSQDLQAIIDAAWEDRANVSLTTQGPVRDAVNAALALLDSGKGRVAEPVDGGWQVNQWLKKAVLLSFRLNDNALIENGPGGGFWWDKVPSKFAGWGEAEFRAAGFRAVPGAFARAGAHIAKNAILMPSFVNIGAFVDEGTMVDAWVTVGSCAQIGKNVHLSGGVGIGGVLEPLQADPVIIEDDCFIGARSEVVEGVRIGKGSVLSMGVFIGQSTKIIDRATGEIFMGEVPPYSVIVPGSLPGKPLPDGTPGPSLYCAVIVKRVDAQTRSKTGINELLRD
- a CDS encoding pyrimidine 5'-nucleotidase translates to MRADMAHIDTWIFDLDNTLYPAKTDLFALIDVKMGEFIQGLLGCDPVEARTVQKRYFMDHGTTLSGLMHHHGIEPRAFLDYVHDISMERLTVDPALNAHIAALSGRRLIFTNGDAAYATRVLHKLGLAQAFELIHDIHACQYIPKPDPSGYAELCRVHAIDPTRAAFFEDMARNLKPAKAIGMTTIWVNNGSEAGHHDHHPDFIDFETDHLTPFLAAIIGEHP
- a CDS encoding TIGR00730 family Rossman fold protein: MTKKDIEERKFRPAREEAHDAKKQLGTPQTQSAAYKLAFQDSEFLLREDLRPVRFQLELLKPQLLMDEAQIESTFVFYGSARIPEPDQVQARIDAATTPEQKRIAENLGAKARYYEEARALARIAAQYPVNAEGCRHFVVCSGGGPSIMEAANRGAQDVGQTTIGMNIVLPHEQAPNRFVTPELSFQFHYFALRKMHFLLRARALAVFPGGFGTFDEMFELLTLIQTGKMKPIPILLFGKTFWNRVVDFEALADEGVIAHSDLNLLTWVETAEDAWTAVQAFYQDSEPLGCG
- a CDS encoding extensin family protein, with product MRMRRAHGAGFAALVALVLSGCSGDLVPRGRVARAPTPPSRPVRAPAQPALETRQCFAKLQSQAVAFTPLPDRMFGGGCSAVNSVKLLDIGVPATNLGAMTCNLAANFAAWARYGVQPAARMIFGVEIERIETFGTYNCRPIAGSGKLSEHAHSNAIDVSAFVLSDGRRISIQKDWAGGRQTRQFLTLVHASACKRFNTVLSPDYNAAHHDHFHFDMGGRGGFCR
- a CDS encoding phosphoserine transaminase — encoded protein: MTDLTAVDATLAPAQKPATRPARPFFSSGPCAKPPGWSADKLATDSLGRSHRAKIGKTRLAYSIDLMRELLGLPDTHRIGIVPGSDTGAFEMAMWTMLGARPVTTIAWESFGEGWVTDAAKQLKLDPTVIRADYGQLPDLTQVDFSNDVLFTWNGTTSGVRVPNADFIPADREGLTFADATSAVFAYDIDWAKIDVATFSWQKVLGGEGGHGVLILGPRAVERLETYTPAWPLPKVFRLVSKGKLAEGVFKGETINTPSMLAVEDAIFALEWAKSIGGSAGLIARSDANAAALGKIVAERDWLGHLAVDEASRSKTSVCLTVEGADEAFIKAFAALLEKEGAAYDIAGYRDAPAGLRIWCGATVETADIEALGPWLDWAYATLKAA
- the serA gene encoding phosphoglycerate dehydrogenase, producing MPKVLISDKMDPRAAAIFRERGVEVDEITGKTPEELIAIIGDYDGLAIRSSTKVTKAILDAATNLKVIGRAGIGVDNVDIPYASAKGVIVMNTPFGNSITTAEHAIALMFALARQLPEANAQTQAGLWPKNGFMGVEVTGKTLGLIGAGNIGSIVASRALGLKMKVVAFDPFLTPERAIEMGVEKADLDTLLAKADFITLHTPLTDQTRNILSRENLAKTKKGVRIINCARGGLIDEAALKEALDSGQVAGAALDVFQTEPAKESPLFGTPNFICTPHLGASTDEAQVNVALQVADQLSDYLLDGGITNALNVPSLSAEEAPKLKPYMAIAEKLGSLVGQLEGDAITGVAVEVEGHAAELNQKPITAAVLAGLMRVYSDTVNMVNAPFLAKERGLDVREVRHDREGAYQTLIRVTVTTENGERSVAGTLFGPNSPRLVELFGIKVEADLDGTMLYIVNQDAPGFIGRLGSKLGESDVNIGTFHLGRRNQGGEAVLLLSVDGTVTEPLRWEICNLTGVKQVKLLRFV
- a CDS encoding ATP phosphoribosyltransferase regulatory subunit, with the protein product MTMIPPSLLPEGLSDRLPPQAEASARLARRVLDTVASHGYERVMPPLAEFEDTLTQRLKSMRAQDLVRAVDPVSQRSLAFRPDMTAQVGRIAATRLAAAPRPLRLSYAGPVIRQKASQLRPEREKLQLGAELIGSDSVAAAVEIVNIAIEALQAAGVTGITIDFTLPDLIDALAAGPLPLGPQAIEAVRAELDAKDAGALVAISPAAAAYLPLIEATGPFHAAMERLEAFSAQLGGAIDSRIAGLRAIAKPIGWDITLTLDPTERHGFEFQNWFGFSIFAEGFIGEIGRGGSYAIARADGADEPAMGFSLYPDPLIDAGFGGESPKRLFLPIGHNAACATALRAEGWHTVAALSGDENGAAQRCSHWLDGDSPRAY
- a CDS encoding adenylosuccinate synthase, with translation MANVTVIGAQWGDEGKGKIVDWLSERADVVARFQGGHNAGHTLVVGEKVYKLSLLPSGIVRGTLSVIGNGVVLDPWHFRDEVAKLKGQGVTITPDNLQIAETCPLILPFHRDLDGLREDASGAGKIGTTRRGIGPAYEDKVGRRAIRVCDLAHLDDLDLQIDRLTAHHDALRAGFGEAPIDRARLMAELTEIADFILPFVKPVWLTLNKAKAAGKRILFEGAQGTLLDIDHGTYPFVTSSNTVAGTAASGTGLGPNAAGFVLGIVKAYTTRVGSGPFPTELEDETGQRLGERGHEFGTVTGRKRRCGWFDAVLVRQSIAVSGVTGIALTKLDVLDGFDALKICVGYQIGDQKFDYLPAHAQDQAKAQPIYETIEGWHDTTAGARSWADLPAQAIKYIRRIEELIGCPVTLVSTSPERDDTILVRDPFAD